A section of the Anaerobaca lacustris genome encodes:
- a CDS encoding sulfatase family protein, which translates to MPNRRQFIRQTAAFGLTAGLLPGLPLAPAAGAAVSGNASAVAGRPNIVWILVEDMNDWMGCYGDKTVPTPNIDSIAARGVRFDRAYMPAAVCSATRSAIALGAMQTSLGVHNHRSSRKRVPEEVINLPEGVKTVYELMRGAGYHVTSSRGKNDFNFVFQINDLYDKLVGNMGFSKDHWADRPEGKPFFAQVQLMGGKNSGQYSGAPSRAKVTEAQAEPPFTDPSQMKVAPYYPDYPVMRREYAHHYDTIRQTDDEVGQILDALRADGLLENTVVFFWTDHGMRLPRHKQWLYEGGIRVPLVVAGPGLPSGQARADLVSGIDITVTTLALAGVKRPAWMEGRDFFAPDHEPRDHVVSARDRCDYTIDRVRAVTTKRYKYLRNFLTDRPFMQPQYRDGRDYVEVPRELYKAGKLNAVQSFMWSSTRVPEELYDLENDPHETKNLANDPAHAAELARHRKLLEDWIKATDDKGQYPESTDSLRGVLTRWDKQAVNPEYDKARAAKF; encoded by the coding sequence ATGCCAAATCGACGTCAGTTTATTCGCCAGACGGCCGCTTTCGGGCTCACCGCGGGCCTGCTGCCGGGCTTGCCCCTCGCGCCCGCGGCCGGTGCCGCCGTGTCCGGCAATGCCTCGGCCGTCGCTGGGCGGCCGAACATCGTCTGGATCCTCGTCGAGGACATGAACGACTGGATGGGCTGCTACGGGGACAAGACTGTCCCCACGCCGAACATCGACTCGATCGCCGCCCGCGGCGTGCGCTTCGATCGGGCGTACATGCCCGCAGCGGTCTGCTCGGCGACGCGCTCGGCGATCGCGCTGGGCGCCATGCAGACCTCGCTGGGCGTCCACAACCACCGATCGAGCCGGAAACGTGTACCGGAAGAGGTCATCAACCTGCCCGAGGGGGTGAAGACGGTCTACGAGTTGATGCGCGGCGCCGGCTACCACGTGACCAGCAGCAGAGGCAAGAACGACTTTAACTTCGTGTTCCAGATAAATGACCTCTACGACAAGCTCGTGGGGAACATGGGTTTCTCGAAGGACCACTGGGCGGACCGGCCGGAGGGCAAGCCGTTCTTCGCACAGGTCCAGCTCATGGGTGGCAAGAACTCGGGCCAGTACTCCGGCGCGCCGTCGCGTGCGAAGGTCACGGAGGCCCAGGCTGAGCCGCCGTTCACCGACCCCTCCCAGATGAAGGTTGCCCCGTACTACCCCGATTACCCCGTGATGCGCCGCGAGTACGCGCACCACTACGACACGATTCGCCAGACCGACGACGAGGTGGGCCAGATCCTCGACGCCCTGAGGGCCGACGGACTGCTCGAGAACACCGTGGTCTTCTTCTGGACCGACCACGGCATGCGCCTGCCGCGCCACAAGCAGTGGCTCTACGAGGGCGGCATCCGCGTACCGCTCGTCGTGGCGGGCCCGGGCCTGCCGAGCGGCCAGGCCCGTGCCGACCTGGTCAGCGGCATCGACATCACCGTGACCACGCTCGCGCTGGCCGGCGTGAAACGCCCGGCCTGGATGGAGGGGCGGGACTTCTTCGCCCCCGACCACGAGCCGCGCGACCACGTCGTCTCCGCCCGCGACCGCTGCGACTACACGATTGATCGCGTCCGCGCGGTCACCACCAAGCGGTACAAGTACCTGCGGAACTTCCTGACCGACCGACCCTTCATGCAGCCGCAGTACCGCGACGGCCGCGACTACGTCGAGGTGCCCCGCGAGCTCTACAAGGCGGGCAAGCTGAACGCCGTGCAATCCTTCATGTGGTCCTCGACGCGGGTGCCCGAGGAGCTCTACGACCTCGAGAACGACCCCCACGAGACGAAGAACCTGGCGAACGACCCGGCGCACGCCGCCGAGCTGGCGCGGCACCGCAAGCTGCTGGAAGACTGGATCAAGGCCACCGACGACAAGGGCCAGTACCCCGAGTCGACCGACAGCCTTCGCGGCGTCCTGACCCGCTGGGACAAGCAGGCCGTGAACCCCGAGTACGACAAGGCCCGAGCCGCGAAGTTTTGA